The following proteins come from a genomic window of Miscanthus floridulus cultivar M001 chromosome 2, ASM1932011v1, whole genome shotgun sequence:
- the LOC136540934 gene encoding uncharacterized protein yields MDGGSGLNILYANTLELLEIDQSRLRGDAAPFHGIVPGKHTRPLGRIDLPVCFGTPSNYRKEVLTFEVVGFRGTYHAILGRPCYAKFMAVPNYTYLKLKMPGPSGIITIESTYEHAYDCDVECIEYAEALAEAETLIANLDQLSGEAPDSKRRAWAFEPAEAIKLVLVDPACPDDRALRISATLDIK; encoded by the coding sequence atggacggaggcagcggcctcaatatcctctacgccaataccctggagctcttggagatcgaccagtcgaggctccgaggcgatgccgcacctttccacggcatcgtgccagggaaacacacgcgacccctcgggcgcatcgaccttcccgtctgcttcggcaccccctccaactaccgcaaggaggttctTACCTTCGAAGTGGTCgggttcaggggaacctaccacgccatcctagggcggccgtgctatgccaagtttatggcagtccccaactatacctacctcaagctcaagatgccaggccccagcggtatcatcacgattgaatccacgtacgaacatgcatacgactgcgacgtcgagtgcatcgagtacgctgaggctctcgccgaggccgagaccctcatcgccaacctcgatcaactcagtggcgaggcgcctgactccaagcgtcgcgcatgGGCGtttgagcccgcggaggccattaAGCTCGTCCTGGTCGACCCTGCCTGCCCCGATGACCGggcactgaggatcagcgccacactcgacatcaaatag